TTCGTTGGCAACAAGGGATTGAACACATTTGCAAACAAGGAATCGATCAATTTATTGAATTTGGCTGCGGCAAAACATTGGCTGGCTTTAATAAACGGATAGGCGTTCTCGCCCCTACATTGTCGATTGAAACTCTTGCAGATTTAAAACATTTAGCGGAATGAACAAGGAACTCTCTATGATTACTTTATCTCCTGCATCCATAGCCCTTGTGACTGGCGGCAACGCAGGAATTGGCAAAGCAATTGCCCAAAACTTAGCACAAGCTGGGGCCACAGTCATTATTTTCGGTACCAATGCAGAACGAGGACAAGCGGCTGTCGGTGAAATTAACGCTTTAACAGGAAAACCATCCACAACTTTTTTTCAAGTTAATGTGGCCAATACAGCTGAGGTTGACCAAGCCATCCAAACGATTTTAGCACAATTTGGACATGTGGATATCCTCGTCAACAATGCGGGTATCACACGTGATGGCTTACTCATGAAGATGAGTGAAGCGGATTGGGATGAGGTAATGGACACCAACGTTAAGTCCTGCTACAACCTTTGCAAAGCTCTTGCTCGCACAATGATTAAAACGCGAAAGGGAAAAATCATCAATATCAGCTCTGTTATTGGCTTGACAGGAAATGCTGGACAAGTGAATTATGCATCTTCCAAAGCCGCATTGATCGGATTTACAAAAGCCTTAGCAAAGGAACTTGCTCCCCGCAACATTTGCGTAAATTGCATCGCTCCTGGATTTATTGAAACACGTATGACAGATGTGATGACAGA
This window of the Parachlamydia acanthamoebae genome carries:
- the fabG gene encoding 3-oxoacyl-[acyl-carrier-protein] reductase, with product MITLSPASIALVTGGNAGIGKAIAQNLAQAGATVIIFGTNAERGQAAVGEINALTGKPSTTFFQVNVANTAEVDQAIQTILAQFGHVDILVNNAGITRDGLLMKMSEADWDEVMDTNVKSCYNLCKALARTMIKTRKGKIINISSVIGLTGNAGQVNYASSKAALIGFTKALAKELAPRNICVNCIAPGFIETRMTDVMTETQRKSILDSIPLGRMGSPEDIAQATLYLASPASDYMTGQVLVVDGGMVM